The Pseudomonas eucalypticola genome has a window encoding:
- a CDS encoding sigma-54-dependent transcriptional regulator, which yields MLSAPMAQVVIIDDEASIREAVRQWLSLSGFQVTALSRAEDCLAALGADFNGVILSDVRMPGMDGLQLLEQLQARDKQLPLILLTGHGDVPMAVRAMQGGAYDFLEKPFSPEALLSSLRRALDTRGLVMENRRLQARACHQDRLQADLLGTSPGMRQLRQQVLDLAGLPVNVLVRGETGSGKERVARCLHDCGPRADKPFVALNCAAIPEALFEAELFGHESGAFTGAQGKRIGKLEYANGGTLFLDEIESLPLAQQAKLLRVIQEQTLERLGANQSIAIDVRIIAATKPDLLDEARAGRFREDLAYRLNVAELKLAPLRERREDIPQLFEHFTQHSARRVGREPPPLSAGRLGELLSHDWPGNVRELANAAERHALGLEAPAREAANSLSGSLAAQQEAFEAQCLRAALRRHKGEIKAVMADLQLPRRTLNEKMQRHGLLREAFIRDL from the coding sequence ATGCTGAGCGCACCGATGGCACAAGTGGTGATCATTGATGATGAAGCCAGCATTCGCGAGGCCGTGCGCCAATGGCTGAGCCTGTCCGGGTTTCAGGTCACGGCCCTGAGCCGCGCCGAGGATTGCCTCGCGGCCCTGGGCGCAGACTTCAACGGCGTCATTCTCAGCGACGTGCGCATGCCGGGAATGGACGGCCTGCAATTGCTCGAACAACTCCAGGCCCGTGACAAGCAACTGCCACTGATCCTGCTGACCGGCCACGGCGACGTGCCCATGGCCGTGCGGGCCATGCAAGGTGGCGCCTATGACTTTCTGGAGAAACCCTTCAGCCCTGAAGCCTTGTTGAGCAGCCTGCGCCGCGCCCTCGACACCCGCGGGCTGGTCATGGAAAACCGCCGCTTGCAGGCCCGCGCCTGCCACCAGGACCGCCTGCAAGCCGACCTGCTGGGCACCTCCCCCGGCATGCGGCAATTGCGCCAGCAGGTCCTCGACCTGGCGGGGTTGCCCGTGAACGTACTGGTGCGTGGCGAAACCGGCAGTGGCAAGGAGCGTGTCGCCCGCTGCCTGCATGATTGCGGGCCACGGGCCGACAAGCCCTTCGTCGCCCTCAACTGTGCCGCCATACCGGAGGCATTGTTCGAGGCCGAACTGTTCGGCCACGAAAGCGGCGCCTTCACCGGCGCCCAGGGCAAGCGCATCGGCAAGCTGGAGTATGCCAACGGCGGCACCCTGTTCCTGGATGAAATCGAAAGCCTGCCCCTGGCGCAGCAGGCCAAGCTGCTGCGGGTCATCCAGGAGCAGACGCTGGAGCGCCTGGGCGCCAACCAGAGCATTGCCATCGACGTGCGGATTATCGCGGCCACCAAGCCAGACCTGCTGGATGAAGCGCGCGCCGGGCGTTTTCGTGAAGACCTGGCGTACCGCCTCAATGTCGCCGAACTGAAACTGGCGCCGTTGCGCGAGCGGCGTGAAGACATTCCCCAGCTGTTCGAGCATTTCACCCAGCACAGCGCCCGACGCGTGGGCCGTGAACCACCGCCGCTCAGCGCGGGCCGCCTGGGTGAGCTGTTGAGCCACGACTGGCCAGGGAACGTGCGCGAACTGGCCAACGCCGCCGAGCGCCATGCCCTGGGCCTCGAAGCGCCCGCGCGTGAAGCCGCCAATAGCCTGAGCGGTTCCCTGGCGGCGCAGCAGGAAGCCTTCGAGGCCCAATGCCTGCGGGCAGCCCTGCGCCGGCACAAGGGCGAAATCAAGGCGGTCATGGCTGACCTGCAACTGCCGCGCCGCACCCTCAACGAAAAAATGCAGCGCCACGGCCTGCTGCGCGAAGCCTTCATCCGCGACCTGTAG
- a CDS encoding MFS transporter, translating to MQASPTLPGAAPKTTANRLKSIVSGSVGNMVEWYDWYVYAAFSLYFAQVFFPKDDRTTQLLNTAAIFAAGFLMRPIGGWLMGLYADRKGRKAALMASVLLMCFGSLIIALTPGYETIGVGAPILLVLARLMQGLSVGGEYGTSATYLSEMATKERRGFFSSFQYVTLISGQLIALSVLIVLQQTLTEEQLLAWGWRVPFVIGALCAVVALWLRRGMEETASFTQKKDKPQESLMRTLMRHPRELLTVVGLTMGGTLAFYTYTTYMHKYLVNTVGMSEADSTMISAATLFLFMCLQPLIGALSDKIGRRPILIAFGILGTLFTVPILTTLHTIETWWGAFFLIMAALIIVSGYTSINAVVKAELFPTEIRALGVGLPYALTVSIFGGTAEVIALWFKSIGMESGYYWYVTACIACSLLVYVFMKDTRKHSRIETD from the coding sequence ATGCAAGCCTCCCCTACCCTCCCCGGGGCCGCTCCGAAAACCACGGCCAACCGTCTCAAGTCGATCGTCAGCGGTTCGGTCGGCAATATGGTCGAATGGTACGACTGGTACGTGTATGCCGCGTTCTCGCTGTACTTCGCTCAGGTGTTCTTTCCCAAGGACGACCGTACCACGCAATTGCTCAACACCGCCGCGATCTTCGCTGCGGGCTTCCTGATGCGCCCCATTGGCGGCTGGCTGATGGGCCTGTACGCCGACCGCAAGGGCCGCAAGGCGGCGCTGATGGCGTCCGTGCTGCTCATGTGCTTTGGCTCGCTGATCATTGCCCTTACCCCCGGCTATGAAACCATCGGCGTCGGCGCCCCCATTCTGCTGGTGCTCGCACGGCTGATGCAGGGCCTGTCGGTGGGTGGCGAATACGGCACCTCGGCCACCTACCTGAGCGAGATGGCCACCAAGGAACGCCGCGGTTTCTTCTCCAGCTTCCAGTACGTGACCCTGATTTCCGGTCAGCTAATCGCTCTGTCCGTGCTGATCGTGCTGCAGCAGACCCTCACCGAGGAACAATTGCTGGCCTGGGGCTGGCGCGTGCCGTTCGTGATCGGTGCCCTGTGTGCCGTGGTAGCCCTGTGGCTACGCCGCGGCATGGAGGAAACCGCCTCGTTCACGCAAAAGAAGGACAAGCCCCAGGAAAGCCTGATGCGCACCCTCATGCGCCACCCCAGGGAACTGTTGACCGTGGTCGGCCTGACCATGGGCGGTACCCTGGCGTTCTACACCTACACCACCTACATGCATAAGTACCTGGTCAATACCGTCGGCATGAGCGAGGCGGACTCGACCATGATATCGGCCGCCACCCTGTTCCTGTTCATGTGCCTGCAACCGCTGATCGGCGCCCTGTCGGACAAGATCGGTCGGCGGCCCATCCTGATCGCCTTTGGTATTCTGGGCACGCTGTTCACGGTGCCCATCCTGACGACCCTGCACACCATTGAAACCTGGTGGGGCGCGTTCTTCCTGATCATGGCGGCGCTGATCATCGTCAGCGGCTACACCTCGATCAACGCAGTGGTGAAGGCCGAGCTTTTCCCTACCGAAATCCGTGCCCTGGGCGTGGGGCTGCCCTATGCGCTGACCGTGTCGATCTTCGGCGGTACCGCCGAGGTCATCGCCCTGTGGTTCAAGAGCATCGGCATGGAAAGCGGCTACTACTGGTACGTGACCGCCTGCATCGCCTGTTCGTTGCTGGTGTACGTGTTCATGAAGGACACCCGCAAGCACTCGCGCATCGAGACCGACTGA
- a CDS encoding flavin reductase family protein, with protein sequence MPDDIHYYEPSQGHGLPHDPFNAIVGPRPIGWISSQDEHGRLNLAPYSFFNAFNYVPPIIGFSSIGRKDSLNNIEKTGEFAWNLATRPLAEQMNQSCAAVAPEVDEFALSGLTPVASRVIAVPRVLESPVSFECKVTQIIQLQGVDKHPVPSWLILGEVVAVHIAKALLKDGVYDTAAAQPILRGGGPADYFEIGHEAIFKMFRPR encoded by the coding sequence ATGCCCGATGACATTCATTACTACGAACCGTCCCAGGGCCATGGCCTGCCCCATGACCCCTTCAACGCTATCGTCGGCCCACGCCCCATCGGCTGGATCTCGTCCCAGGACGAACATGGCCGCCTGAACCTGGCGCCGTACAGCTTCTTCAATGCCTTCAATTACGTGCCGCCGATCATCGGGTTCTCCAGCATCGGGCGCAAGGACAGCCTCAACAACATCGAGAAGACCGGCGAGTTCGCCTGGAACCTGGCCACACGCCCGCTGGCCGAGCAGATGAACCAGAGCTGCGCAGCGGTGGCCCCGGAGGTCGACGAATTCGCCCTCAGCGGCCTCACCCCCGTGGCCTCACGGGTGATCGCCGTGCCGCGGGTGCTGGAAAGCCCGGTCTCGTTCGAATGCAAGGTCACGCAGATCATCCAGCTGCAAGGGGTGGACAAGCACCCGGTGCCCAGCTGGCTGATCCTTGGTGAAGTGGTCGCCGTGCACATCGCCAAGGCGCTGCTCAAGGATGGCGTGTACGACACCGCCGCCGCCCAGCCGATACTGCGTGGCGGCGGTCCGGCCGACT